A single Garra rufa chromosome 9, GarRuf1.0, whole genome shotgun sequence DNA region contains:
- the clec3ba gene encoding tetranectin — protein sequence MLLASHTVRKMDFRAVKIVFCVICLVHCSPEQSSTKKKNGKKESNSAAIEELRKQIEQIVQDLNLLKEQQALQTVCLKGIKIPGKCFLVDTTKKSFHAANDDCIAKGGTLSSPLSGDENDQLYAYVRQTVGPEGHIWLGVNDILKEGEWTDQTGSPIRFKNWESEITHQPDGGRSQNCAILSSTANGKWFDEDCRGERASVCQFNIV from the exons ATGCTTCTAGCTTCACATACAGTGAGGAAGATGGATTTCAGAGCCGTGAAGATTGTTTTTTGTGTGATTTGTTTGGTGCACTGCAGTCCGGAGCAGAGCTCCACCAAGAAAAAGAATGGCAAAAAAG AATCAAACAGTGCTGCTATTGAGGAGCTGAGGAAACAGATTGAGCAGATTGTGCAGGATCTGAATTTGCTGAAAGAACAACAAGCTTTACAAACAG TTTGCTTAAAAGGCATCAAGATCCCAGGCAAGTGTTTTCTTGTAGACACGACGAAGAAGAGCTTTCACGCCGCAAACGATGACTGCATTGCTAAAGGAGGAACACTCAGCAGCCCTCTTTCTGGCGATGAGAATGACCAGCTGTACGCTTATGTCCGGCAGACCGTCGGGCCAGAAGGGCACATCTGGTTGGGTGTGAATGACATTCTAAAGGAGGGCGAGTGGACCGACCAGACAGGATCACCAATACGCTTTAAGAACTGGGAATCAGAGATCACCCATCAGCCCGATGGAGGCCGCAGCCAGAACTGTGCCATCCTGTCCAGCACAGCCAATGGGAAGTGGTTTGATGAGGATTGTCGTGGTGAAAGAGCGTCTGTCTGCCAGTTCAACATCGTCTAA